The proteins below come from a single Miscanthus floridulus cultivar M001 chromosome 1, ASM1932011v1, whole genome shotgun sequence genomic window:
- the LOC136463778 gene encoding transcriptional adapter ADA2-like, whose amino-acid sequence MGRSRGVPNSGDDDTGHRSKRRRVSSGGDATDSISAAIGGAGEGGGKKALYHCNYCNKDISGKIRIKCSKCPDFDLCVECFSVGAEVTPHRSNHPYRVMDNLSFPLICPDWNADEEILLLEGIEMYGLGNWLEVAEHVGTKSKLQCIDHYTTAYMNSPCYPLPDMSHVNGKNRKELLAMAKVQGESKKGTSLLPGELIPKAESPFSPSRVKVEDALGEGPAGRSPSHIAVGANKKASNVGQIKDGANVSKVEDGHVDRSVGVKKPRYSADEGPSLTELSGYNAKRHEFDPEYDNDAEQALAEMEFKETDSETDRELKLRVLRIYLSRLDERKRRKEFMLERNLLFPNPLEKDLTNEDREVYHRYKVFMRFLSKEEHEALIRSVIEERKIRRRIQELQECRSAGCRTLAEAKIHIEQKRKKEYELNAQKAKESCQLIANNKSVQKMNRPMKMESDGNLDPKKGGAGLDSPKTTGFTCVKQWDDWDIVGLPGSELLSASEKLLCCQNRLLPSHYLRMQEVLMQEIFKGSVVKKEDAHVLFKVDPAKVDSVYDMVTKKLGNHEEAPTV is encoded by the exons ATGGGGCGGTCGCGAGGGGTGCCGAATTCCGGCGACGACGACACCGGACACAG GTCGAAGCGGAGGAGGGTCTCCTCGGGCGGGGATGCGACCGACTCCATTTCAGCCGCCATCGGGGGAGCTGGAGAGGGAGGGGGCAAGAAGGCGCTCTACCACTGCAACTACTGCAACAAGGACATCTCCGGGAAGATACGGATCAAATGCTCCAAGTGCCCTGACTTCGACCTCTGCGTGGAGTGCTTCTCTGTTGGCGCTGAAGTTACCCCACACCGCAGCAACCATCCTTACAGAGTCATG GACAACCTGTCTTTCCCACTTATTTGCCCGGATTGGAATGCAGATGAAGAAATTCTCCTCCTTGAG GGAATTGAAATGTATGGTCTGGGAAACTGGCTTGAAGTGGCAGAGCATGTTGGTACCAAGTCTAAGTTACAGTGTATTGATCATTACACAACAGCATACATGAACTCACCTTGTTATCCCCTCCCG GATATGTCTCATGTTAATGGCAAGAACAGGAAGGAGCTTCTAGCTATGGCTAAAGTGCAGGGTGAGAGTAAAAAAG GGACTTCGCTGTTACCTGGAGAATTGATTCCTAAGGCTGAATCTCCATTTTCTCCCTCCAGGGTCAA GGTGGAAGATGCACTTGGAGAAGGTCCAGCAGGTCGATCACCTTCGCACATAGCTGTTG GTGCAAATAAAAAAGCTTCAAATGTGGGACAGATTAAAGATGGTGCTAATGTATCAAAAGTCGAAG ATGGTCATGTCGATAGAAGTGTTGGTGTGAAGAAGCCCAGATATTCTGCAGATGAAGGCCCTTCGTTGACTGAACTGAGTGGATACAATGCAAAGAGACACGAGTTTGACCCAGAGTATGACAATGACGCCGAACAAGCACTTGCTGAGATGGAATTTAAAGAAACTGATTCGGAAACCGATCGTGAACTGAAACTCCGTGTGCTTCGTATTTATTTGTCCAG gcttgatgaaagaaaaaggaGAAAGGAGTTCATGTTGGAAAGAAATTTATTGTTCCCTAATCCCTTGGAGAAAGATCTTACAAATGAAGACAGGGAAGTTTACCATCGCTATAAGGTCTTCATGCGTTTTCTTTCCAAGGAGGAACATGAAGCCCTCATTAGGAGCGTCATTGAGGAGCGAAAAATTCGGAGGAGAATTCAAGAACTCCAG GAATGTCGTTCTGCTGGGTGCCGCACACTGGCTGAAGCAAAGATACACATAGAGCAAAAGAGGAAAAAAGAATACGAGCTGAATGCCCAAAAAGCTAAGGAGAGCTGCCAGCTTATTGCAAATAATAAATCGGTACAGAAGATGAATCGACCTATGAAAATGGAGTCTGATGGGAATTTGGATCCAAAGAAAGGTGGTGCTGGCTTAGATTCTCCTAAAACTACAGGATTTACATGTGTTAAGCAGTGGGATGACTGGGATATAGTTGGTCTTCCTGGGTCAGAGCTATTAAGTGCTAGC GAAAAGCTTCTATGTTGTCAGAATAGATTGCTACCCAGTCATTACTTGAGAATGCAGGAGGTTTTGATGCAGGAGATATTCAAGGGTAGTGTCGTAAAGAAGGAGGACGCCCATGTTTTATTTAAGGTTGATCCTGCCAAAGTAGATAGTGTTTATGATATGGTAACGAAAAAGCTGGGCAACCATGAGGAGGCTCCAACTGTCTAG
- the LOC136476502 gene encoding protein STRICTOSIDINE SYNTHASE-LIKE 3-like gives MASPGVVAVALLVAALAAFCGTDPLRMGSMVDFPGFEAHFVELPDPAEMPPHADERERLRGAEVRFRGEVQGPESVAFDPQGRGPYTGVADGRVVFWDGERWVSFATASPRWTQELCGGPKASPLEYLPNEHICGRPLGLRFDKKTGDLYIADAYFGLLKVGPEGGLATPLATEAEGVRLNFTNDLDLDDEGNVYFTDSSIHYQRRNFMQLVFSGDPSGRLLKYNPQTKETTVLHRNLQFPNGVSMSKDGSFFVFCEGSRGRLSRYWLKGEKAGTVDLFAILPGFPDNVRTNEKGEFWVAIHCRRSLYARLMSRHVKMRKFFLSLPIPAKYHYLMQIGGKLHAVIIKYSPEGQVLDILEDTKGAVVRAVSEVEEKDGKLWIGSVLMPFIAVFDLAKAS, from the exons ATGGCGTCGCCGGGGGTGGTGGCCGTGGCGCTGCTGGTGGCGGCGCTGGCGGCGTTCTGCGGCACGGACCCGCTGCGGATGGGCAGCATGGTGGACTTCCCGGGGTTCGAGGCGCACTTCGTCGAGCTCCCCGACCCCGCCGAGATGCCGCCGCACGCGGACGAACGGGAGCGGCTCCGCGGGGCCGAGGTGCGGTTCCGCGGCGAGGTGCAGGGGCCCGAGAGCGTCGCCTTCGACCCGCAGGGCCGCGGACCGTACACGGGCGTCGCCGACGGCCGGGTCGTCTTCTGGGACGGCGAGCGGTGGGTCTCCTTCGCCACGGCCTCCCCGCGCTGGACGCAGGAGCTCTGCGGCGGGCCCAAGGCCTCGCCGCTGGAGTACCTCCCCAACGAGCACATCTGCGGCAGACCGCTCGGGCTCCGCTTCGATAAGAAGACAGGGGACCTGTACATCGCCGACGCCTACTTTGGCCTGCTCAAGGTCGGCCCAGAGGGCGGGCTGGCCACGCCGCTCGCAACGGAGGCCGAGGGCGTGCGCCTCAACTTCACCAACGACCTCGACCTCGACGACGAGGGCAACGTCTACTTCACTGACTCCAGCATCCACTACCAGAGACG GAATTTTATGCAGTTAGTTTTCTCTGGGGATCCCTCTGGGAGACTCTTGAAATATAACCCACAGACAAAGGAAACGACAGTACTGCATCGCAACCTCCAATTTCCCAATGGTGTGTCCATGAGCAAGGATGGCTCATTCTTCGTTTTCTGTGAAGGATCGCGCGGCAG GTTGAGCAGATACTGGTTGAAAGGTGAGAAGGCAGGCACTGTGGATCTCTTCGCCATCTTGCCTGGATTCCCAGACAATGTGAGAACGAATGAGAAGGGCGAGTTCTGGGTGGCGATCCACTGCCGCCGAAGCCTGTACGCCCGGCTCATGAGCCGCCATGTCAAGATGAGGAAGTTTTTCCTCAGCCTCCCGATCCCCGCCAAGTACCACTACCTGATGCAGATCGGTGGCAAGCTCCACGCCGTGATCATCAAGTACAGCCCCGAGGGCCAGGTGCTCGACATCCTGGAGGACACCAAGGGAGCGGTGGTGAGAGCCGTCAGCGAAGTGGAGGAGAAGGACGGGAAGCTCTGGATAGGGTCCGTCCTGATGCCGTTCATCGCTGTCTTTGACCTGGCGAAGGCGTCTTAG
- the LOC136476498 gene encoding uncharacterized protein: protein MKKASAASRYAAYDSPSPSPSPRRAVPSAAAATPGEARGSSRALVVAGRSGRDLLGAKPQPQAHGNLGSVLRRLISMDKKPPSSKNQLPVPPAAAAAAAKNNGGGKLPGLSRKLFQKASSTEAAAPRKTKALTDVKNGGNNANTRTLGMVLRSERELLAQTKAQEDEIAALRLQLENKDREVERLKDLCLRQREEIRALKDAVLFPDAEPEPDCRLRDEISTLTDQIQCLAQELAQVKAEKHSARSCFDEDGYCSSPRTPGFNEETAFSLECSIGEAETPNYGSPDEMFSKDLNPCLTPCIAKSKSDVSAQFQSSSQFTKESSGSHRSSGKARADRSYSSFGRPMSKSSDHHKPTSGTSNKRRVYKSNQDKINQNLF from the exons ATGAAGAAGGCGTCCGCGGCGTCGCGCTACGCGGCCTACgattccccatccccgtccccctcGCCGCGGCGCGCGGTGCCTTCCGCGGCCGCCGCGACCCCCGGAGAAGCGCGTGGCAGCAGCCGCGCGTTGGTGGTCGCGGGGAGATCCGGCCGCGATCTACTGGGAGCCAAGCCGCAGCCGCAAGCCCACGGCAACTTGGGCTCCGTGCTACGGCGGCTCATCTCCATGGACAAGAAGCCGCCTTCCTCCAAGAACCAGCTCCCGGTccctcctgccgccgccgccgccgcagcgaaGAACAACGGCGGCGGGAAGCTGCCGGGGCTGTCGCGGAAGCTGTTCCAGAAAGCCTCGTCCACCGAGGCGGCGGCGCCCAGGAAGACGAAGGCCCTGACGGACGTCAAGAACGGCGGCAACAACGCCAACACGCGGACGCTCGGCATGGTGCTGCGCAGCGAGCGGGAGCTCCTGGCGCAGACCAAGGCGCAGGAGGACGAGATCGCCGCGCTCCGCCTGCAGCTCGAGAACAAGGACAGGGAGGTGGAGCGGCTCAAGGACCTTTGCCTGCGGCAGCGGGAGGAGATCAGGGCGCTCAAAGACGCCGTCCTGTTCCCGGACGCGGAGCCGGAGCCCGACTGCCGCCTCCGGGACGAGATTTCCACGCTCACCGACCAGATCCAGTGCCTCGCGCAGGAGCTTGCCCAG GTTAAGGCCGAGAAGCACTCGGCAAGGTCGTGCTTTGACGAGGATGGATACTGCTCTTCCCCTAGAACGCCGGGGTTTAACGAGGAGACCGCTTTCTCTCTG GAGTGCAGCATTGGGGAAGCTGAGACGCCGAACTATGGTAGCCCAGATGAAATGTTCAGCAAGGATCTTAATCCTTGCCTGACCCCATGCATTGCCAAGAGCAAATCTGATGTATCCGCACAATTCCAGTCTTCCTCCCAGTTCACGAAG GAATCTAGCGGTTCTCATCGCAGCAGCGGCAAGGCAAGAGCAGACCGCTCTTACAGTTCTTTTGGCAGGCCAATGTCAAAGAGCTCTGATCATCACAAGCCTACCTCAGGAACCAGCAACAAGCGACGAGTATACAAATCCAATCAAGACAAAATCAATCAGAACCTGTTTTGA